Genomic window (Chitinophagales bacterium):
GTCTTCGGTATTTACTTTTGTTCCCTTGGCATAGCCGCGCTCCATAGGTAAGGCAATACTTAACCCCACAAATAATTTATCGTTCCAAACCGATTGCGATGCCGGTAAATAAAATGGTTCTTTATTGCGTTTTGTCCAATAACGAACAAAGTTTCCAAAAGTATCCGGCACTGTAATGTTTACAAAAACTGAAACAAAACTATCGTTTTCAATTGGTTTAGGGCGCGGCCTAATCTCCAAATAATCTACACCTTTGGGAGTAGGAATGGTGGTTGAAGCCGTGAGTACTTTACCTTCTACTTCTATTCGCAAATCGTAGCTGGTGTTTTCTTTTCCTACCATAGAGCAATTTCCGTTCAGCAGGCAGTTAAACAAATCGGGAATAGAGTAAATACACACATTAGGTAAAGGAACAGAGTCGTCAATATTAAAACCATAACTTTCTAATAATTGCTTTTTCTGTTCATCAGAAATTGGAAGATTATTTAAGCAATACTCTACCAGTTCTACACTGTCGGTTCCGGATTTTACAGTCATTTTAGCATCGTGCACATAATACGCAGCTAAGTTGTTTATATCAATATTATCGAAAAAGCTTTGCGATTTCGAAAGCAATATCACGGGCGGACGGTCAATTTCTATATTGCCTTCCACCACTAATTGTTGTGCATCTTTGGGTATGTTTACACTAATTTCTTTAGTGCACGAAACCGAGCCTACAACCACTGCTGCCACAAAAATTGCAAGTGGCAAAAAACTTTTTAAAAATGGTACCTGCTGCATATTTAGCTGTCTTTAGGTTTCTTTTTCAAATTAAAACCAAACTTAAAATTCCATGTAATGGAAGGCAATACGGGGAATAGAGATACTTGCTTTGCCGTAAACCTAAAATTCGACTTATTTACCTTGCCGTCTTCACCCTTTTCTGCATTTAAGTCGCCTTTAGAGTCGAGGTAAATAAAATACGGATTTAAGCGGTTGTAAACATTATACACACTTACTGTAATATCGGAATAGTAATTGCGCTTGTGAGGAATAATATAGGTAAAACCAAGGTCTAAACGGTGGTAAGCCGGCAGCTGGTACCAGTTTCTTTTTCCATACACAAAATGCGGATTGCCTTCGTGTAAATAAAATGAAGTTGGCATGGTAGTTCTTTGCCCCGATGAAAACACAAACGTGCCGCTTACTTTCCAATGCTTGCTAATTTCATACATAAGCACTACGCTTAAATCGTGCCTGCGGTCGTAGCGTGCCAAAAAGGTTTCTCCATTATTTATTTCAGGAAACTTACGCCATGTCCATGCTAGCGTGTAACCAATCCAACCTGTAAATTTTCCCAATGCCTTCTTTACAAAAAACTCTGCTCCGGTACTGTATCCTCTACCAAAGGTAAAGAGATCCTCTACATCGGCAGTTAAGCTGCCTACGGCACTTTCTCCATACTCAATTTGGTTGCGCATATCTTTGTAATACACTTCCACCGATGTTTCAAACATATCGTCTTTAAAGTTGTGGAAGTAGCCTAATGCGTATTGAATACCAATTTGCGGCTTTACTTTTAAACTGCTGGGCACCCACAAATCAATAGGTAAAGTAGTAGTAGATTGCGATACCAAATGTATGTATTGCTGGTTCCATGTAATGCCTAATTTTATACTATTGTTTCGCCCCAGTTTAAAACGGGCGCTTAAACGCGGCTCTAAACCCCAGTAGGTTTTTATATGTTGGTTTTTGGCATAGCGCAGCGTATCTATGGCTCTTCCGGCATCATCAAAAACTGTTTTTTCAAAAGGTCCAACTACATTAAACATAGATGCACGTAAGCCAATGTTTATTTTCAACCAACGGAAAGCATCAAAATCATCTAAGAAATAAACAGCGGTTTCGTGTGCGTATTTGGGAGCCTTATTGGTGTTCTTAAAAGTAGTAGTGCCGGAGCTTCCACTTGCTTGGTATGGCGTAAAAATATGATAGTTATACTGCGCACCAAACTGCATAAAATGTCCAATTATAGGCGAATAATCAAAGTCTAATTTGCCGGTGTACTCACGCACGCTGCTGTTTACACCAAACTTCACGCCTTGAAATTGCGTATTGGCAGTAAACTCAAAATCGTTGTAGCAAAAGGTGGCATTGCCAAAAAGTTTGTCGCTGTAAAGGTGATTCCAGCGAACCGTTGCCGTTCGGTTTCCCCACGGAAAATTAAATCCGAAACCGCCTCCGGGTGCAGTAAAGTTAAATACATCGCGCCCTAAATACGCACTAACATATATGCGGTCTTTATCGCTAATTCGGTAATTAAATTTGGCGTTTAAATCGTAGAAATAATAGCCGTTTCCTGCCCATCTTCCGTTATCTAAATTTTTTAGCACAGGGCTTAAAAGTGCATCTATGTAAGTTCTTCTTCCTGAAACAATAAACGACATTTTATCTTTCCACAACGGCCCTTGCACCGTTAAGCGCGAAGCAATAAGTCCTAAACCGCCCTCTACTTCAAACTTTTTCATGTTGCCTTCTTTCATACCAATATCTACCACCGAAGAAAGCCTGCCACCGTACTTTGCAGGCATACCCCCTTTAATTACAGTAGTATTCTTTATGGCATCGCCATTAAACACTGAGAAGAAACCAAATAAGTGCCCTGTATTATACACCACTGCTTCATCTAGTAAAACCAGGTTTTGATCGGGACCACCACCACGTACATAAAAACCACTATTGCCTTCTCCCGCGCTGGCAATACCGGGCAGCAACTGTAATGTTTTTAGCACATCTACCTCACCCAGCAATGCCGGAATTGCTTTTGCCTGTTCAATTTTTATTTCCTGCTTTCCCATTTGGCTGCTTTCTACATTGGCTTTTCGCTCGGCAGAGATTACCACCTCCTTGGTTTCAATTACATTGGAGTGAAAGGCTATATTGAGGCGAACATCTTTATTTAAATCAATTTCTTTTAATTGTGTTTTATAGCCAATATAAGCAGCTTTTATAGTGTACTTTCCCGCAGGTAGTGTAACACTGTAAAAACCATATTCATTGCTGGCAGCTCCTTTATTTAACTCTGTAATAAGTATGGTTGCTCCCAATAATGATTCGCCATTGGCCGAATCTTTTAAATAACCGGAAAGGGTGAATTTCTGCTCTGTATTTTGTGCCCATACTCCCGTAGAATACAGCAATAACCAAGCAATGAAAAGTGATTTACAATAGATGAATTTTAATGGCATAGTTTACGGCATATAATAATGAAACTTACAATGATTTAAATTTTGCGTTGCGCGAAAATAGTTTCCTGCCGTTAATTAAATGGTTAAAAATGAAAGCCAAACGAAAAGTAACAAATTAGCTACAAAAGTTTGAGCTATTAAGCCACACTATCTCATCTGTATCCTTCAAAAGAAAGTTGGTAAAAATCCAATGTATTGGTATCGTTTACTGCCTTACCGTTTATTACAATTCTATTAGGAAATATATAACCATCACCTTTTACCGAATACTTGCCTGTACTGTTATTCACAGAGGCAGCTAGATTAAAACTAAATGCCGAATCGTTTTCTAATGTAGCAGTAGGAATAATTAAAAAAGGCGCTGCATTGTTTAATGTATATTGAATAGTAAAAGATGTATTGCCAACCCGAGTTATTACTACTTTATTGTATTGGTTGTATGCAACAGGTGCGGTGTATGTACCTTCAAAAACAGAGGTTTTATCTATATCGTCTTTTTTGCATGCCTGCAAAAGCACTGCTATTATTACACTTAATAGTAGAATAGTTTTTTTCATACCACTTGTTTTTGCTGCACTAATGATACTAATTTTTACAATTACTCTGCCAAGAAACGGCTAAACCATTTCCCGCTGTCTTTTACTGTTCTCTTTTGGGTTTTAAAATCGTTGTACACTAATCCAAAACGCGGTTTAAAGCCCTCTGCCCATTCAAAATTATCCATAAAACTCCACACAAAATAACCCTGCACATTTACGCCTTCATTCTTTGCTTTCAATACATTCTTTAAATAATCTTTTAAGAACTGAACGCGTTTTACATCTTTCACCTCGTTGTTCTCTAAAGTATCAGGAAATGCAGCTCCGTTTTCGGTTACATACAATCGCTTTATTTGCTTATACGCTGCAAACTGTTTTAAAATGCGGTAAATACCTTCGGGATATACTTCCCAGTTCATCTCTGTAACATCGCCCAATTTTTTTGCAGGCACATTTATACCGTTAATAATGGGCACCACACCCAAATACTGAGCCACCGTTCGGGTATAATTTTGTACACCAATAAAATCGAAATCGAATTGCATGTTCTTTTCGTCTTCCGGCTTCATATACTTTTCTAAATGGTGTAATGCAGGCAAATCTTTAGTTGGATAACCCATACCTAAAATCGGCTCAACAAACAATCTATTCAGCAAGGCATCGGCACGAACGGCTGCCTTCATATCTAATGGATGCGCTGTTTTGGCATCTATCGGGCTGCACGAAAAAGTGGTACCGATATCGCCATTGGGCACTAAATTTTTAAGCACCTTGCCACCTACGGCATGGCTTAATGTTACATAGTGTACGGCTTTGTAAAAGGTCTTAAAACCAAAGATTCCCGGAGCGTGCAAACCCAACAGATAACCGCCTCCCGTAAATGCCATCGGTTCATTAAACACCATCCATTTTTTTACGCCATCGCCCAATTCTTTTGCACATAAAGAAACATACTCTTCAAACCAACCTAAAACATCTCTATTTGTCCAACCTCCTTTATTTTGCAGGGCTTGCGGCAAATCCCAATGGTAGCAAGTTGCCCAAGGTTCTATTCCTTCTTTGTGGCATTTTTCTACTACTCTTTTATAGAAATCTATACCTTTTCTGTTTACTGTTTTGGTGCCTTCTGGCAATACTCTACTCCATGCAATCGAAAATCTGAAAGCCGGAATATTCATGCTGCGCATCAGTTCTATATCTTCGGCATAGCGATGGTAAAAATCGCATGCAACATCGCCATTTTCGCGTGTTTTAATCTTCTTACCGCCTTTGCGGTGCGTAAAATTATCCCATATAGATTCACCTTTGCCATCTTGGTTCCACGCGCCTTCTATCTGATAGGCAGCAGTTGCAGTTCCCCACACAA
Coding sequences:
- a CDS encoding DUF4249 family protein codes for the protein MQQVPFLKSFLPLAIFVAAVVVGSVSCTKEISVNIPKDAQQLVVEGNIEIDRPPVILLSKSQSFFDNIDINNLAAYYVHDAKMTVKSGTDSVELVEYCLNNLPISDEQKKQLLESYGFNIDDSVPLPNVCIYSIPDLFNCLLNGNCSMVGKENTSYDLRIEVEGKVLTASTTIPTPKGVDYLEIRPRPKPIENDSFVSVFVNITVPDTFGNFVRYWTKRNKEPFYLPASQSVWNDKLFVGLSIALPMERGYAKGTKVNTEDYSYFLKGDTVTLKWANIDNKTYDFYYTLENDGSGSPFANPVKVKTNIAGGALGVWAGYATKYYTIVVPK
- a CDS encoding beta-glucosidase, which translates into the protein MIAAGATLPKHVISQFLLAENELKRSDFGKDFVWGTATAAYQIEGAWNQDGKGESIWDNFTHRKGGKKIKTRENGDVACDFYHRYAEDIELMRSMNIPAFRFSIAWSRVLPEGTKTVNRKGIDFYKRVVEKCHKEGIEPWATCYHWDLPQALQNKGGWTNRDVLGWFEEYVSLCAKELGDGVKKWMVFNEPMAFTGGGYLLGLHAPGIFGFKTFYKAVHYVTLSHAVGGKVLKNLVPNGDIGTTFSCSPIDAKTAHPLDMKAAVRADALLNRLFVEPILGMGYPTKDLPALHHLEKYMKPEDEKNMQFDFDFIGVQNYTRTVAQYLGVVPIINGINVPAKKLGDVTEMNWEVYPEGIYRILKQFAAYKQIKRLYVTENGAAFPDTLENNEVKDVKRVQFLKDYLKNVLKAKNEGVNVQGYFVWSFMDNFEWAEGFKPRFGLVYNDFKTQKRTVKDSGKWFSRFLAE
- a CDS encoding TonB-dependent receptor translates to MPLKFIYCKSLFIAWLLLYSTGVWAQNTEQKFTLSGYLKDSANGESLLGATILITELNKGAASNEYGFYSVTLPAGKYTIKAAYIGYKTQLKEIDLNKDVRLNIAFHSNVIETKEVVISAERKANVESSQMGKQEIKIEQAKAIPALLGEVDVLKTLQLLPGIASAGEGNSGFYVRGGGPDQNLVLLDEAVVYNTGHLFGFFSVFNGDAIKNTTVIKGGMPAKYGGRLSSVVDIGMKEGNMKKFEVEGGLGLIASRLTVQGPLWKDKMSFIVSGRRTYIDALLSPVLKNLDNGRWAGNGYYFYDLNAKFNYRISDKDRIYVSAYLGRDVFNFTAPGGGFGFNFPWGNRTATVRWNHLYSDKLFGNATFCYNDFEFTANTQFQGVKFGVNSSVREYTGKLDFDYSPIIGHFMQFGAQYNYHIFTPYQASGSSGTTTFKNTNKAPKYAHETAVYFLDDFDAFRWLKINIGLRASMFNVVGPFEKTVFDDAGRAIDTLRYAKNQHIKTYWGLEPRLSARFKLGRNNSIKLGITWNQQYIHLVSQSTTTLPIDLWVPSSLKVKPQIGIQYALGYFHNFKDDMFETSVEVYYKDMRNQIEYGESAVGSLTADVEDLFTFGRGYSTGAEFFVKKALGKFTGWIGYTLAWTWRKFPEINNGETFLARYDRRHDLSVVLMYEISKHWKVSGTFVFSSGQRTTMPTSFYLHEGNPHFVYGKRNWYQLPAYHRLDLGFTYIIPHKRNYYSDITVSVYNVYNRLNPYFIYLDSKGDLNAEKGEDGKVNKSNFRFTAKQVSLFPVLPSITWNFKFGFNLKKKPKDS